GCGGCGGCCCCTCAGGCGCCGCCGCCAGAGCGACCAGCGGCTTCTGGTCGTGGGGGCGCCTGGGCATGCCGTGCCCCGACGACAGCGCGGACCCGACCTCCAGCATCCGGATGTCCGGACCGTCGGCCACGGCCAGGACGCCCTGCCCGCCCGGCTTGAAGGCCATCGCCTCGTCCCGTGGCGCGCTCAGCCGGAACCGCGCCTCCAGCCGTGGATCCCCCAGGGACAGGATCCGCACCGTCAGGTTCTCGTGCGCGGCGAGGAGCGTCCCGCCGCCGTGGCGTCCGAAGGCCAGCCCCCGCGCGGGGGAGTCGAACGACAGCGCCAGTTCCACCACGGGCGGGGCGGAGGGTGCGGTGTCGTCCGTCTCGCACCGCCAGACCCAGATCCGGCTGCCGTCCGCGACCGCGAGCCAGCCGCGCCGCCTCCCCGCCTGCCCGGGCTCCCCGCCCGGCGGCTCCGCGGCCGCCGCCGCGGCCAGCGCGGGCGCGGTGAGCCGGCCGAGGTCCGCCTCCCCAAACAGCAGGCCGCCCGACCTGCCGACACCGCGGTCGACCTCGTAAAGCACCGCCCGCTCGCCCGCCGCCAGCGCGAACAGCCGGGAGCCCAGGACGAGGGCCGCCAGCCGCTCGGTCCGTGACATGCGGATGTCCACCAGGCTCTCGCCCCCGCGATGCCTGCCGCCCCGCCGCCAGCGCCACACCCACACGTGCCGGGTGTCGGCCGCCAGTACGACGGTCTCCAGGCCGCGTTCGGCAGCGGCGAGGGTGCGCACCGCGCCGCCCCAGCGGTAGACGTACTCGGGCAGCCGGGCGTCGGACCGCCAGAAGTAGAGGGCCCGGTCGTCGCGGGCGACGGTGGTCCAGTGCGGACCCGTGCCCACCTCCCTCACCTCGGTGAGCGCGTCCCCGCGCGCCCGGTCCGCCCCCTGCGCGCGGCGCGTGAGCAGCCGTCTGCCCGACTCCGGGTGCAGCACCAGCACCTCGCCGCGGCCTCCGGCGGCCAGCGTGTCCCCGGACACCCCTTCCGCCTCCGCCCCCGCACCGCCGCGCCAGCTCAGCGTCCGCGCGCCGCCCAGCGGGGCCGGACGGCGCCACTCGACCGGGTCCGGCAGCAGGTCCGTCCAGTACTCCTGCCACGGCAGGAACCCGGCGATCCGCTCCAGCGCCCGGTACGAGCGCTCGCGGTGGCTCACGAACGCGGTCGCCCGCAGCAGGGCCTTGCGGGTCGTGAGGTCCCGGGCGTCACGGAAGGCGTCGCCGACGCGCGCGTACAGGGCCGCCCCGTCGCACTCCCGGGCGAGCGTGGACGCCAGCGGCAGCATCACGTCCGCGCTGGTACGGAGCAGGAACTCGGGCGCGTCGAAGAGGGTGCGCAGCTCTTCCTCTCCCACCTGGGCGGCGTGCGCGCCCAGGTGGTGCAGCGTGTACTCGTCCGCCAGGGCCCAGCGGTCCCCGGCCCGCGCGCGCAGCGCCGCCACCACCTTGGCGTGCGCCTGGGGGACACCGAGCCCGGCCTGCCGCAGGAAGTACGCCCCGTAACTGGGGTGGGCCAGGTGGTAGGCGGCCTCCCCGCTGCCGGGCGCGGGCTCGGCGGAGATGATGCCGCCGGCCGCGCTCAGCGCCACGCGCCTCAGGTCGCCGGCCGCCAGCTCGGGACTGCCCTCGTCGCGCAAGGCGTTGGCGAGCACGAGCCACGGCCCGCGCCGGGACAGGCCGCGCCCCTGGACCACCGCCAGCGGGCGCAGCAGCTCCTCGGCGCGCTCCGCGCCCGGCTGGGACGTGAGGTGGGCGACCTCCTCGGCGAGGCGCTCGCTCAGGTCCATCCCTCCGGAGCCCATCCAGTCCGCGAGCTCGGTCTCGGTCACGGCCCGGGGCCGGCGGGCGAGTTCCCGGGCGGTGAGCCGCGCGACCAGGAACGACCCGTGGCTCTCGGTGGCGACCAGCTTGGCGATCCAGTCGCGCTCGTCGAGGTGTTCCTCACCGCGGTAGGGGGAGCCCTCGCCGGCGAGGACCGAGGCGGCCATGGCCGCGATGCTGTCCCTGGCCTCGTCGTCGTCCCCCAGGACCAGCGGGGCGACGCTCTGGTCGAGCGTGTCCAGCAGCGTCTCCTCCAGGACGTTCACGGCCGTGCGCCGCCGGGGCTGCGGGCGCGTGCCGACGACCACCCGGACCCCCCACAGCGCGGAGAGGGGGTTCAGCAGATGCCGCGCGATCTCGTGCCCCTGCTCGGGCATCGCCTCGTCGAGGGCGTCGAAGAGCAGGTTCAACGAGCCCACCCGCTCCACGAGTTCGTCGACCGCCGCGCAGCACTGCGCGGGCGTCAGCGCTCCGCCGGGGCGCCGGCCCGTCCCGTCGAGCGGGGACAGCACCCCCCACAGCGCCGTGGTGAGCGAGTGGAGCGACTGCCCCCGGCAGGACAGGGCCGCGTGCACCGTTCCCGCCCGCGGCAGGGTGGAGGGCAGCAGCTCCGGGCTGACGGCGTCCCGCCACTCGGGAAGCGAGGTCAGGGCGAGCCGGCCGAGCAGTGCCGTCTTGCCGGTGCCCGCGGGGCCGGTCACGGCCAGCAGCCCCCTCGGGTGGGTGTCCATCCAGCGCACCACCCGGCCGAGGGCCCCCTGCCGTCCGGCGAAGTGACGCCTCAGATGGCCGTCGTCCTCAAGGCCGAACTGCTCGGCGCCGAGCCACGGCTTCGGGTCGCGCAGCACGGCCGGGGTGTGGACCCCGCGGTTGCCGTCGTCGAAGTGCGGGTTGTCCAGGAAGCTGTTGGGCAGCGAGCGGACCTCGGTGTGGCCCGGGCGCCCGGCGGGCTCGTCGAGGCCGGAGGCGGCGGCCATCGCGTCGACGGCCTCGACCAGGTAGGGGACGGGCAGGTAGAGCGCGGCCGGGTCGAAGGGGCGGGCGCGGTCCGCCGCGACGAAGTCCGGCGCGGCGAGGACGTCCTCCAGCCACCCCACCCACCGCCCGTCGGGCACGGACGCGTCGATCCCGGACGTTCCGATGACGACGAAGCCGGTGCGGCGGTTCCTGCGGGCCCGCCGCACGCTCGCCCGTTCCACCGACAGGGCACGCTCCAGCGCCGCGGGCAGGTGGCCGTGCGAGAAGCAGGCATCGACGATCAGGAGCGTGTCCGTCTCGCAGTCCGGCCGCAGCAGCCGGTCGACGAGATCCGTCAGGGCGATCGCACGCTCCGGGGCGAAGTCGCCGTCCGCGCAGGTGTCCTCGCAGGCGAGGTAGTATCCGTCGCGCCCCCTGTCGATCCCGTGGCCCGTCCAGTAGAGGATCTTCCGTTCGGCGCCGTGCGCCAGGAAGCTCTCCAGGCCCTCCCGGAGATGCCGGCGGGTGGCCCCCTCCTCGTCGACGCGGATGCTCTCGGCGAAGCCCAGCCTCATCCGGGCGACATCGGCGAACCGGCGGCGCACCTCTTGGACGTTCCGCAGGTCGGGCAGGAGCCGGCGGCCGCCGGCCGGGTGGGTGTAGCCGGATACCGCCACGGTGCCGACAAGAGTGGAGGCACGTCTCTCGGATCTGATCAACGCCAGGTGCTCGGCCACAGTACGTCCGTATCATCTTTTTCCGGGCCCAACGTGCCGCTCGGCCAACCTGCTTCACCTTATTCAAAGGAGTGCTGACTGATGGTGCACAGGGACAAGTTCACCGTGCTGGGCCGCGAGACGGACTGCCACATCTTCGAGGGCGACGGGACGCGGCCCATCAAGGAAGCGGACGTCCGCATCAAGTACCGGCCGCAGCGGGTCGAGTTCCCGGAGGAGATCGGCGGCTGGCGGCACGCCATCCAGGAGGCCGAGGAGCGCCGGGAGGCGCTCGGCGAGCCGCACCGCTGGAACAACAAGCGGTTCGCCGTCGAGCGGGTCGTCGTGACGCGCACCCACCTCCTGGAGGACCCCGTCGTCACCCTCACCCTCCAGGACGCCGACTACTACGACTTCCTCACCACGTCGATCAACCTCGACCGCAAGCAGAAGAACGGGCTGACCCTGCGCGAGCAGTACCTGGAGAGCCGGGACCCGGTCCAGGCGCCCCCTTTCATGAACTGCAGCTTCGGTGTGAACGTGGCGCTGGAGACCGGCCGGGACGGCAGGATGGTCTTCTCCCACCGCAGCGCCATGGTGGTCGGCCCGAACCGCTCGCGCTGGAACTCCTCCGCGAACGAGGGGCTGGCCCTCGACCACGACCTCCCCAAGGACGGGGGCCCGATCAGCCTGTACGCGGTCGCCAGGCGGGCCCTGTTCGAGGAGCTGGCGGTGCACAGGACCGACGAGCTCGACCTCGAACTCCTGGGCATCGGGCTCGACCTGCGCAACAACCAGTGGGCTGCCTTCTTCCGCGCCGTGCTGCCCGAGCTGGACGAGAAGACCCTGCGGCTGCGCTGGACGCGCGGCGTGGCGGACAAGTGGGAGCACGACCGCTTCGTCTTCGTGCCCGCCGACCCCGACTCCGTCCTCGACTTCGTCGCGGAACAGCCCGAGGAGAGCTGGACCCCCTGCGCGCCGGCCCTCTTCTACCTCGCCCTGGTGCGCGGCGCCGTACGCCGTGCGGGGGATGACCCCGCGGCCCGCTTCACCGTCGAGGAGGCGGAGCAGCGCGTCATCGAGCGCAGGGGGCTGTGAGCGCGCCTCCCTGGGCCATGAGCGCGCCTTCCTGAGCCCGCCTCCTGAACGGGGGCGGTGCGCACTCCCGCCGGCGGCGTGGGACCTCTGCTTCCCGCAGCCGCCGACCCGGGCCGCCCTCGCGCGGCCCGCGAACGCCTCCAACCCGGCGTCACCAGGGCCGGGACGGGCTGGTGCGGGGCCCGGACAGGCAGGCGCGGGGGAGGCCTCGTACACCCGACCTGTCATCACTGTGTGAAGGGTTGACGGCGATTGCATGACGCCTTACCTTCACGGCTTAGAAAATTCACGCCTTAGAAAAAGCCGAACAAGTAGTCGCCGGCCGCCGACGAGCTCCGCGCGGCCGGGTGCGCGTCAGGGTGGGCCGTCATGCGTGAGCGGCCCGCTCCCGCTCGTGTGGCTCTCCGTCAGACCCGCTGCCCACCCCACCACCTCGGGCGGCGGTCCCCACCGCTTCCGAGCAGAAATGAGCCCGCTATGACCTTGGCAGCACGCCGCCGAAGACGCCTCGCTCCCCCCACCGCGCTCGCCTCGGCGGTGTTCCTCGCCGCGGGGCTGCTCGGCGCGGTCGGCGGCGGTACCGCCGCCGCCGCGGCCAGCGAGATCTCCAACCAGGGCAACGGCAAGTGCCTGGACGTCACCAACGGTTCCACGGCCGACGGCACGCCCGCGCAGACGTGGAGCTGCAACGGCGGCCCCAACCAGACCTGGACGCAGAACTCCGACGGGAGCCTCACCGCCCTCGGCAAGTGCCTCGACGTCGTGAACGGCGGCACCGGCAACGGCTCCGCGGTGCACCTGTGGACGTGCTACGGCAGCGTCGCCAGCCAGAAGTGGCAGTACACCTCCGGGCACGACCTGGTGAACACCGCGTCGGGCAAGTGCCTGGACATCAAGGACAACAACAACGCCGACGGCGCCCGGCTCCAGCTCTGGGACTGCGCGGGGACCGCCAACCAGAAGTGGAACTTCCCCGGCGCGGGCGACACCACCCCGCCGCCCAGCGGTGACGACCCCGACCTGGGCCCGAACGTCGCGATCTTCGACCCCTCGAT
The nucleotide sequence above comes from Streptomyces sp. TS71-3. Encoded proteins:
- a CDS encoding peptidase C14 caspase catalytic subunit p20; its protein translation is MAVSGYTHPAGGRRLLPDLRNVQEVRRRFADVARMRLGFAESIRVDEEGATRRHLREGLESFLAHGAERKILYWTGHGIDRGRDGYYLACEDTCADGDFAPERAIALTDLVDRLLRPDCETDTLLIVDACFSHGHLPAALERALSVERASVRRARRNRRTGFVVIGTSGIDASVPDGRWVGWLEDVLAAPDFVAADRARPFDPAALYLPVPYLVEAVDAMAAASGLDEPAGRPGHTEVRSLPNSFLDNPHFDDGNRGVHTPAVLRDPKPWLGAEQFGLEDDGHLRRHFAGRQGALGRVVRWMDTHPRGLLAVTGPAGTGKTALLGRLALTSLPEWRDAVSPELLPSTLPRAGTVHAALSCRGQSLHSLTTALWGVLSPLDGTGRRPGGALTPAQCCAAVDELVERVGSLNLLFDALDEAMPEQGHEIARHLLNPLSALWGVRVVVGTRPQPRRRTAVNVLEETLLDTLDQSVAPLVLGDDDEARDSIAAMAASVLAGEGSPYRGEEHLDERDWIAKLVATESHGSFLVARLTARELARRPRAVTETELADWMGSGGMDLSERLAEEVAHLTSQPGAERAEELLRPLAVVQGRGLSRRGPWLVLANALRDEGSPELAAGDLRRVALSAAGGIISAEPAPGSGEAAYHLAHPSYGAYFLRQAGLGVPQAHAKVVAALRARAGDRWALADEYTLHHLGAHAAQVGEEELRTLFDAPEFLLRTSADVMLPLASTLARECDGAALYARVGDAFRDARDLTTRKALLRATAFVSHRERSYRALERIAGFLPWQEYWTDLLPDPVEWRRPAPLGGARTLSWRGGAGAEAEGVSGDTLAAGGRGEVLVLHPESGRRLLTRRAQGADRARGDALTEVREVGTGPHWTTVARDDRALYFWRSDARLPEYVYRWGGAVRTLAAAERGLETVVLAADTRHVWVWRWRRGGRHRGGESLVDIRMSRTERLAALVLGSRLFALAAGERAVLYEVDRGVGRSGGLLFGEADLGRLTAPALAAAAAAEPPGGEPGQAGRRRGWLAVADGSRIWVWRCETDDTAPSAPPVVELALSFDSPARGLAFGRHGGGTLLAAHENLTVRILSLGDPRLEARFRLSAPRDEAMAFKPGGQGVLAVADGPDIRMLEVGSALSSGHGMPRRPHDQKPLVALAAAPEGPPLLCRVWGERVLVSRPDRGAPAGEPATVLTHLAMVTAVRAVHCGDAWIVVAAAGRTVRMWRLSGELEDLDALEAPEAPSKGPRHDLGLGGDDGDRVPSLGLVVDGAAGSVRVYVPDGQRIEHAEMPLDASRAWRRGEPVPAGLRTCAVAAAAMRDGTSWLAADLGDELLLWQHGDAGPEIAARTGLPGRGEDPQASRVALGELYDPDDEESYPLLAWVDGGAVKVAEYAAGTEKRLTLPGEVRDVTSLVFCGAPERPLLLVCDERRSPGVWDVRAESWLHGRGVHPRGYAVRVADAAPDPEGLVVALQGDHRCDLIRLPHAFFGVEARGAG
- a CDS encoding translation initiation factor 2, producing the protein MVHRDKFTVLGRETDCHIFEGDGTRPIKEADVRIKYRPQRVEFPEEIGGWRHAIQEAEERREALGEPHRWNNKRFAVERVVVTRTHLLEDPVVTLTLQDADYYDFLTTSINLDRKQKNGLTLREQYLESRDPVQAPPFMNCSFGVNVALETGRDGRMVFSHRSAMVVGPNRSRWNSSANEGLALDHDLPKDGGPISLYAVARRALFEELAVHRTDELDLELLGIGLDLRNNQWAAFFRAVLPELDEKTLRLRWTRGVADKWEHDRFVFVPADPDSVLDFVAEQPEESWTPCAPALFYLALVRGAVRRAGDDPAARFTVEEAEQRVIERRGL